The Vibrio marisflavi CECT 7928 region CCTAAAAGAGAAAGATGTTGGTCTATATGAGCTTGACCATCTAACACATAATGTTCAGCGTGGTCATATGGATACGTGGGCTGGATTTTATGAACGAATTGGCAACTTCAAAGAAATCCGTTATTTCGACATTGAAGGGAAACTAACAGGGTTAGTCAGCCGCGCGATGACTGCACCATGTGGAAAAATCCGAATTCCAATCAACGAATCCTCTGATGACAAATCGCAAATTGAAGAGTTTATCCGTGAGTACAACGGTGAAGGTATCCAACATATCGCATTGACGACGGATGATATTTATCAAACTGTACAGACGCTTCGTGATAGAGGCATGGACTTTATGCCTACACCAGATACTTACTACGAAAAAGTCGATGCCCGGGTTCAGGGGCATGGTGAAAGCCTTGAGAGTCTGCGGAAACTGAGAATCCTAATTGATGGCGCACCAGAGAAAGATGGCATTCTATTGCAAATCTTTACCCAAACTGTGATTGGCCCTGTATTTTTTGAAATCATTCAACGTAAAGGAAACGAGGGATTCGGAGAGGGCAACTTTAAAGCGTTGTTTGAGTCTATTGAGGAAGACCAAATACGCAGAGGAGTGCTAAACGATGCGTAAGTCAATTTCATATCCTCTTCGAGTCGGTGAATGTTCAAGGCAAGCTCACGCTGACTTCCCCGAAAAGGCGATTTATGAGAGGGAAGTAGGGCGAAGTGGCTTCTTTGGGCCAGCAACGCATTTTCATCATCAACACGCTCCTACAGGCTGGAGCGAATGGGAAGGTGAGCTTCGACCAAGAGCATTTAATTTTAACTTGGTAGAGACTGCGGCACAGCAATCACCTTGGGCTGTACCTAATCTATTACAAAACTCAGAGTGTAAAATTCGAGTGTGGAAGATCGACCAAAAGATGGAGTTTTTGGTTCGTAACGCAGACGGTGATGAATTGCTGTTTATCCATCAAGGAAAAGCAGATCTATTTTGTGACTATGGGCATTTGGAAGTAGGAGAAGGGGATTATGTTGTTATTCCCCGTTCGACAAACTGGCGAATAGAGCCGCATGACAAAATGTTCATTTTGATGATTGAAAACACCAATGCAAGCTATTCGTTACCCGAAAAGGGCATTGTTGGCAATCACGCAGTATTTGACCCGGCCGTATTAGAAATCCCAGATATAAACGATAAGTTTAAAGCTCAGTATTCAGAAGCAAACACTCAGGTCCAATTGAAGCGGGGTGATAAGGTTAATGTTGTGACATACCCGTTTAACCCCTTGGATGCAATAGGTTGGCATGGCGATTTATCTGTCGCGAAGCTTAACTGGCGTGATATTCGTCCATTGATGTCGCATCGCTATCATGTTCCTCCTTCAGCACATACGACATTTGTTGGCGAGGGCTTTGTGGTTTGTACCTTCGTACCCAGACCAATTGAGAGTGATCCCGGAGCGTTGAAAGTTCCGTTTTATCATAACAATGATGACTACGATGAAGTATTGTTCTATCACGCTGGTGATTTTTTCAGTCGCGACAATATTGAAGCGGGAATGGTGACATTTCACCCAGCAGGATTTAGTCACGGCCCTCATCCAAAAGCATTTCAAGCGGGCAGAGAATATAAGAAAAAATTCACAGATGAAGTAGCAGTGATGATTGATACTCGTAATGCGCTCTCATTTACTGAGCAAGCGGAACAAGTGGAAAACGATCAATATGTGTATAGCTGGCGAGAAAGCGGTAAAGCTGAATAATCACTAAGGACACAAATTATGAAATTAGCAACGTTAAAAAATGGCCAAAGAGATGGTCAGCTTATTGTCGTCAGCAAAGATTTATCACGCTGTGTTGAAGTGCCGAATATCGCCGGCACACTGCAGCAAGCACTCGACAATTGGCAAAGAGCAGAGCCACAATTGAAAGAAATATATTTGGCTTTAAATGAAGGCAATGTTAACAAAGAAAAGCCTTTTCAAGCGGTTAGTTGTGAATCCCCTCTGCCAAGAGCCTATCAATGGGCTGACGGCTCTGCTTATGTTAACCATGTGGAATTAGTGAGAAAAGCGCGTGGAGCTGAGATGCCCCCAAGTTTTTGGACAGATCCTCTTATGTACCAAGGTGGCTCAGATTCTTTTATCGGCCCTTGCGATGACATTCAGATGGCAGACGAAAGCTGGGGAATTGATTTCGAAGGTGAGGTAGCTGTTATCACTGGTGATGTACCAATGGGAGCCTCTGAAGCGCAGTCCAAGCAGTCAATTCGCCTGCTAATGCTAGTCAATGATGTTTCTCTGAGAGGCTTGATTCCTAACGAATTAGGTAAGGGTTTTGGCTTTTTCCAATCAAAACCGTCTTCTGCCTTCTCTCCGGTTGCAGTGACGCCGGATGAGCTTGGTGATCATTGGGATGGTGGAAAAGTGAATTTGCCCCTTATGTCTACTTATAACGGTGAACCGTTCGGTCGTCCGAATTCAGGTATAGACATGACTTTTGAATTTCCTAAATTGATTTCTCATGCAGCCAAAACGAGACCACTCTCATCGGGCAGTATTATTGGTTCCGGAACGGTATCAAACAAGCAAGGTACGGAGTATGGAACTGCAATCAGTGAGGGCGGTGTTGGCTACTCTTGTATTGCTGAAGTCAGAATGATTGAGACGATTCGTGATGGAAAGCCGACAACACAATTTATGCGATTTGGTGATAGCATCAGGATGGAAATGCTCGATGAACAAGGACATAGTGTATTCGGTGCGATTGATCAGAAAGTTGTTCAATATAAGTAACAAGGAAAAATAATGGCGGAAATCAAACTTTACAGTTATTGGCGATCCTCAGCAGCTTATCGTGTTCGAATAGCGTTGAACCTAAAAGGGCTCGATTACGAGATGATTCCGGTTCATTTGGTTAACAATGGAGGAGAGCAACATTCTGCAGAGTTTGTTTCCGTCAACCCGAATGAATTGGTTCCAGTGCTTGTAGATGGCGATATCACGTTGAATCAATCGTTGGTGATTATGGATTATCTGGATGCTCAGTATCCCGAACCGTCTCTTATGCCTGTTGATGCAAAGCACAAATATTTGGTGAAAGCGTTAGCACAAGACATTGCTATTGATATTCACCCTATCAACAACCTGCGTGTATTACAGTATCTATCGGGTCAATTGAATACCACTGATCAACAAAAAGGTGACTGGTATCGTCATTGGATTAACACTGGCTTTCATGCTCTTGAACAGAAGCTATCAAGTAGTGCAGGGCTATACTGCTTTTGTGACAGTGTAACATTGGCTGATGTTTGTTTGGTACCACAGGTATATAACGCTGAGCGGTTTAATGTGGACATGAGCTCTTTTCCGACGATTTCGCGTGTCACCAATCAACTTAGGCAGCACCCAGCATTTGAAAAGGCCGCACCAGAGAATCAGCCTGATGCAAATAGCTAGTTAATTTATTAAAGTAATAGCTCTGTTATGGTTTGATTCTAATCATAAAAATCGGATTGTTAGCACCATTTCCAATCCTGTTTTTGCTCGGCCAACTATACTATGAAAGTGATGCAGAAATAGGGTGATATTTCTGCTTATTTTTTGAGTAAGCGTTGGAACAAGCTATGGCATCGATGATCAATCTACTTCGCAAACTCAAAATCAGTAGTAGGTTGATGTTTGGCTATATCATACTGTTTTTGCTTGTCTTAAACGGTGCAAATCTTATCCACTACCTGACCGTCCGCAATTTGCTGCAAACTCAGATAGAGCGAGAGTTGCAGCTAATTACAGAGTCGATTACCAACAGCATTCACACTACCGCGAATACGACGATTCATAATTACCTACGGGCAATTACTCAAACAAACCTTCGTTTTATCGAACAGCAATATAAGTTAGTGCAGCAAGGCAAAATCAGTGAACCTGAAGCAAAGAAGATAATTGCCGACACTTTAAATAAGCAAAAGATTGGAGACAGTGGTTACCCATACGTTGTCGATTCGAAAGGAATTATTCAAGTTCACCCCAAAGAGGCATTAATTGGAAAGGACTTGATGCAATACCCTTTTATGCAGCAACAAACCAAACAAAAGAAAGGCTATTTGGAGTACGATTGGAAGAACCCAGATGAAAGTAAGCAGAGAGCGAAAGCTTTGCATATGCTGTATTTCGAACCTTGGGACTGGATTGTTTCCTCTTCTTCATATCGGAGCGAATTTCTTTCGTTAATCAATATTGAAGACTTTCAAGATTATATTTCATCGCAAAAGTTTGGTGATACTGGCTATACCTATGTTTTAAATTCGAAAGGGGACCTTGTTCTTCACCCATTTATCAGCGGCAACTTTTATGAAACGGAAGACTCGAATGGGTATAAGTTTGTACAAGACATGCTGAGCAGAAAAAATGGTGCGATAACATATACATGGCGAAATCCCCAAGAACAGGATTATCGAGAGAAGTATGCGTTGTTTCAATACATACCGGACTTTGATTGGTATGTTGTCAGCTCAACATATAGTGAAGAGTTGTTTCGCCCTATCAATAAGCTTTCAAACATCTATTTAGTGGTGTTAGGTGTCTCGATTGTCATTTTGGTTCTTTGCAGTGTGGTGCTAAGCCGATCTATCGTTGAGCCGTTAAATCGAGTGATGAAAAGTATGCAAACTGCAGCAACGGGTAAATATCAAACGCGAATTGCTGATTCCACTAGTGCCAATGATGAACTCAGCCTTCTAAGCCGTCATTTCAATAATTTTATGAGTGAGCTAGAACGTTCAAACAGTGAGCTTCACAGTCAAATTGAGCAAACCAATTTGGCGAGGAAACAGCAACAAGAGTTGAACAGGAAATTAGAGAAGCTCAATCAGAACTTAGAAAATATTGTTGATGAACGAACAAACGATTTACAAGAAAGCCTTGCGCAGCTAAAAGAAACTCAAGAACAACTTGTAGAGTCTGAAAAGTTGGCCGCTTTAGGCGGGTTAGTTGCAGGTGTTGCTCATGAGGTAAATACGCCGCTAGGCGTATCGGTGACGGCCACCTCTCTTGTACATGAGGTTCTTGATGAACTGACCGCAGCATTTAATAATCAATCTCTTACGAAGGAAAAATTTTCTGATTTAATACTGCAACTCAGTGAAACCGCGAGTTTACTCAGTATAAATCTGCAGAGGGCTGCAAAACTCATTAGTGACTTCAAATTGACGGCTGTCGAGCATGTGTCAGAAGTGCACAGCGCATTTAATGTAAGTCACCTAATTAATACGTTGATAGGTGGGGTTCAAACTGAAGCTCAAAAGATTCCGGTTTTTATTGCGGCTGAAGTCGATAGTGAATTGATGATGGATAGTTTGTCTGGCGTGTTGACAGAAGTAATCTCCCATTTGTTGGTCAATAGTTTTTGTCATGCGTTTCCAAGCGAGAAATTAGCAGAATTAGATACCCAAGACCTAGCACCAACGATCAGTATTGATGCTAAGCAGCAGGGCGAAAATATAATACTGTCATATCAAGACAATGGAATCGGCGTGGAAGACAAGCTACACCAAAAAATATTTGAGCCATTTTATAAGGATAAAAGGGATCACGAGGGAGCAGGGTTGGGCCTTAATCTGGTCTACAACTTGGTTAAACATAAACTGTCGGGCCAATTGTTGTTTGAATCTAAGCCAAACCAAGGTGTGAAATTTACCTTAACGTTGCCAAGGACACTTCCTGCTTAGCTGTACCATAACTTATTACCCCAGCTCGATTTCGACGTCACTCTCGATGGTTGATGAGCAAGCCAATACGTAGCCATTGTTAATTTCAGACTCAGTAAGTGGCGATTGGCTACTACTAGTGACTTTACCTTTATTCACTTTGCATTTACACGAACCACAAATCCCACTGCGGCACGCTAGTATAATTGGCAAGCCTGCTTGTTCTAATGAGTCTGCCAAGAGACTATTTTCTCCTGCTGAAAGATTGGCGCCAAACTTTGGCACTGACACTGTATAAGTGCTCTTTGAATCAGTGTCGCTTTGCTCAGGTTCATTGGTTGCTGGGGTAAAGCTTTCTTGATGAAATAAACTCATATCTACTGATAATTGTTGCAAATATGACTTCACATCAATCATAAATTGGCTTGGGCCACATAAGTATATACTTCGCTCTCGAATATCTGGGACAAGCCTCTCTAGCCACTCTTGATCTAGCCAGCCTTCATGATGGTGACTATTTTCAGCATCTTGCAAAAGTAACTGCAATTGGAAGTTATCATGGTGGTTATTTAAGGTCTCTAGCTCATAGAGATAGATGGTATTTGACAGATCGAGCGCCGTATGTACAAAAGTGATGTCTACATCATCGTTATGCAATAAATACTTAGCCATCGAATAGACAGGTGTGATTCCACAGCCAGCGCTTAGCATCAGTGCTTTTTTACGACCAGAGAAAGTAGCTGGGGGATAGTCAACGCAGTTGAACTCTCCTGCGGGAGGTAACACTGAAACGGAATCACCAATGTTTAGCTTGTCGACAACGTAATTAGACATTAGCCCATTTGGCACTTTTTTGATGGTTAGTTGAAGCTGATTTTCATCGGGAATAGAGCTTAGGGAATACGAGCGGTACTCAGTTTTGCCGTTGATTTCTATACCTAGGGAAATAAATTGGCCCGGCTTAAAGGAAAAATGTGGCCGACCATAGCTCGTCGCCAATTTCACACTGACAGCATCTGGTGTTTCATGCCACTTTTCAACACATTTGAATGTATTTTTGTCGGAACAAAGGGAAATTGATTGCATAGTATTTCTACTCGAAAATAACGGCTCACTGTGATCACAGTGAGCCTTAATGCTAGGTTAAGCTGCAAGAATGTCTTTCATATCAGCATCGACAGTCGAAATTGGACGCATGTCGAATTTTTCTTGGATGATGGCCAGTAGATTATCCGTCAAAAACGCTGGCGCTGTAGGGCCGGTGTAGATGCCCTTAACACCTAGAGCGAATAGTGTCAGTAAGATAACAATTGCTTTTTGCTCAAACCAAGATAGAACAAGTGTCAAAGGTAGATCATTGATATCACAGTCGAACTCTTTAGAAAGTGCGATTGCTAGTTGGATAGCAGAGTAAGCATCGTTACATTGGCCAATGTCTAACAGTCGTGGGATACCGTTTATGTCACCAAACTCTTGCTTGTTAAATCGATACTTGCCACAAGCCAGTGTTAAAATTACAGTATCTTCCGGTGCCTCAGTAGCAAAGTCTGTATAGTAGCTGCGTTCTTCTTTGTCACCATCGCAGCCGCCGACCAAGAAGAAGTGCTTAATATTACCTTCTTTCACTTGCTCAATAACGGCAGGAGCGGCAGCCATCAACGCGTTGCGACCAAATCCAATAGTAATATTGTGCTCAATTTCCGTGAATGGGAAGCCTTTTTGGTTGAGTGCACATTCGATAACTTGGCTGAAGTCATCACCTTCGATGTGTGCAACACCCGGCCAACCTACGATACTACGAGTAAAAATACGATCTGCGTATTGGCCAATTGTGGGATTTAACAAACAGTTTGAAGTCATTACGATTGCACCAGGGAATCGTGCAAACTCACTTTGCTGGTTTTGCCATGCACTGCCATAGTTACCGACAAGATGAGGATATTTCTTCAGCTCTGGATAAGAGTGCGCAGGTAGCATTTCACCGTTGGTATATACGTTGATACCTTTGCCTTCGGTCTGCTGCAAGATTTTCTCTAGATCATGTAAGTCATGACCAGATACAAGGATACATTTACCCTCAACGGCTTTTACATTGACTTGCGTAGGCTCTGGATGACCAAATGTGCTGGTTTCACCATGATCAAGCATTTCCATGACTTTGTAGTTCATCAAGCCAATTTGCATTGAACATTCCAATAACTCGCCAAGCTCAACAGGATCAGTACCAAGCCAAGACATAATTTGGTGGTACTCAGCATAAACTTCGTTATCTGTTTGATGTAGTACGCGAGCGTGTTCCATATACGCGGCAGCGCCTTTTAATCCGTATAAGCACAGAAGTCTTAATCCAATGATATCTTCAGAAAGTGTACCTTTCCCTCGGTTAACGACGACTTGAGGAGCAAACTCTAGAATTTCTTCAGCAGTGTCTGGTAGCTCGAACAATGCAACAGCAGGGAGTTCAGGAAGAGTCTTATCTGCTAGCTTGTATGCTGCGATAACTTTCTCACGCAGGCGCAATTTAAATACACTAGCCGTCTTAGCAAATTCGATGATTTTTTCAGGGTCGAAGTTAACGTTGGTAAGAGTAGAGAAGAAAGCTTTTGGCGACCATTGGTTGATTTCATCATCGATGATGTCGAAAGTATGGGCTAACTCAGCCCAGTAGGAGACACCTTGAAGGCAATAGACAAGAACATCCTGCAGATCTGACACTTCAGCCGTTTTTCCGCACATACCTTGTGTGTAAGAGCAGCCTTTACCCATTGCCGTTTGAATAGTCTGTTCACATTGAATACAGAACATATGAGATTCTCCAGTGTTAGTGTTTTTCTATTTGAATTAGATAGTTAACACTTAGACTGCAGATAGCGTGCCAAATCTTATATGTTTGAAATATAAAGGAATATCTAAAACTTAACTGGTTGCGAGATGTAGTTTAAACATCGGTTGCGTTGTTTAAACTACAACGTATCTCGTTATTTAAGTTTTTCTTTTGTATTTTGTACTCCCAGCTTTTTACCCATTCGATACAGATTTCCTCTATCGACTTGCAAAAACTGGGCGGCTTTTGACCAAACTCCGTCTGATTTATCCAAAGCATGATTGATTAGACTCTTTTGGTATTCTTCCACAAGATGGCGCATGCTTTGACTTTGCTGTGGGAAAAGCTTTGATGTTTTTCTTACATCGCTACTCGTTTTTAGCGAATCAAAGTGAGTTCTCTGGATAGTCTGGCTGTTATCTTGGATTGCCCGTAATGCAGATCGAGTTAAGGTATGCTCCAATTCACGAATGTTTCCTTGCCAAGGAAATTGCTCTAAAGCAGTTAGCGCTTTAGGGCTTACGTGTAGGTTTGGAACGTTAAACTGTTGGCGTACTTTTTCTAGCAAATAGCCTGCTAGTACAGGAATGTCACCCTCACGGCTTCTTAGTGGAGGTACGGCGATAGGGAAAACGTTGAGGCGATGGTAAAGATCTGCTCGAAAACAACCTTGTTCTACTTCTTTTTCAATGTCTCGATTGGTAGCAGCAATCAGCCTTACATCGACAACATGGTTCTTATCGCTGCCCACTCGTTGAATTTCGCCTTGCTGGATCACTCGGAGTAATTTCGCTTGTAAAGACAATGGTAACTCTCCCAGCTCGTCGAGGAATAGTGTCCCTCCGTCTGCCAACTCAAATTTGCCAGTACGATGGCTGCTAGCACCAGTAAAAGCCCCTTTTACATGACCAAATAATTCACTTTCTGCCAGCGTTTCTGGTAACGCTGCACAGTTGACATAAATCATCGGTTTATCACACCGATTTGATTGAGCGTGAATGTTGTGTGCGACAAGCTCTTTACCCGTGCCGGTTTCTCCGGTGATGAGCACGGCGTAATCCGATTTAGCAACAGTGGCAATATTGGTACGAAGCTGATTCATTTGCGGGCTCAAACCAATCATCTCTCCCTTCGACGACCTAGCTTGCTGAATCAAGGCTTGGTTCACCGACTTTTGTCGCTTATTTAGCTCTTTAAGAGATTTGATTTGGCCAATATTTCTAAGAGAAGCTGCAGCGAGGGCGGTAAAAGTTTGGATCGCGAACGGATCAATTTGGTCAAATGCTCCAACTGTTAATGAATCTAACGTTATGATGCCAACCAGTTGCCCTTCAACGTATAAACTGCTTCCCATACAATCGTGTACCGCAAGAGAGTTCTCCTCACTGACAAGAACGCCATCAAACGGATCAGGTAAGTTGCAATCGGCATCAAATCTTACTGGTTTATCACTTTCAACAATGGCAGCTAGACGAGGGTGTGCTTTGGGGTAAAAACGTCTGCCCAATACGGTGTTTGGTAGCCCTTTGACTGCTACAGGCGTTAGGAACCCATCGTTGTCTAATATAAATATCGCGCTAGCATCACAAGGAAACACTTTGCTGATGCCATCGACCAAGTTTTGATATTGCTTTTCACAGGAAAAGTTTGAAGATAAGTTAGAAAGAATATCGAGATAGACTTGTTTAAAGTCAACTTGCATGATGAGTTCCACTTTCATTTAGGCAGTGGAAAAATACTAGCAACCTGTCGTCGAAAGTACATCGAGATATGTGCTTATTTGATGTTTAATTGACTACAATCAAGTCTTTGTGGGTCGGATACGAAAACAGCTTTAAATTCAATGCTATTCATTACCAAATAAATGTATTCTAGACGTTGGAAAATATGAAGGACTAGAAGGGTAGTAGGGGTTATACAACCCCCTAGAATCTATATTTATGAGTTTAAGAAACGTGTAGGAAAGTTGCTGAAAATAGCATCCACTTTATGGAGGTGTTTGAACTGCTTTGGAGTATTCACGGTAAAACACCAAACTTGATAGCCCGTATCATGTAACTTCTCAATATGTCTCGCGCTTACCCAGCGATAGTAGAGGTGACAACTAAATGCGTCTATTTCGTTAAGCAATGACCAAAGACTGGCAGAAAGTCGTTTGCCAATGACACCTAACTTATAGTCAGGGCATGTCGCGTGCAGCAAACGCATAACGTCATGGCTAAAGCTGGAAAGCAGTATGCTCTCTTTACTTAAAGTGGTCTTACTCAGTGCTTCAACAACTTTGTCTACCACGGCTTTAGTGTTTGCCGTATCTATTTTTATTTCTATGTTTATGCTCAGGTTTTGCTCTGAGACTAGCTGTAACATCTCATCAAGCGTTAGAATACGTTCATTAGTGAACTTCGAATCAAACCAACCTCCAAAGTCTAGTTGGCGTAACTCTTCCAATGTATGAGCATCAACACGACCGTGTCCATTGCTACATCGATCCACGGTATGATCGTGGTTTACAACTAATACATTGTCTTTGGTTGGTTGCACGTCAACTTCAACCCAAGTTGTCCCCATGTTTGCAGCGGCCTCAATACTGGCTTTAGTATTTTCTGGGTGCGTGCCTGCTGCGCCTCGGTGGCCAACGATCAACGGTGACATAGTTATTACCTTCAATGTTTAAACTTCCTAGTACTGATAATACAGCACGATTATTCACTTGCTGTGTTCTTTTGCAATGAATAGGGCGTTGAAAAGAGTGGCTAACTTTATCTAGTGAAAGTTTCAATTCGATGAAAGCAAAAATAGCGGCTCAATCGGCCGCTATTTTCTACAAGCAATATCTTTGTTTGTGGTTCTAAAATCTATACTGGATGCCAGCCATCAAGCTGGTGATTTCTCCGGTATCTCCAGTGCCGTTGTCACCGAAATACTTCGTAGCGATAAGGTTCACAGAGGTCTGTTGGTTTAGGTTTACACCAAAACCTGCTGCCAGTAATGGCACTATGTCTGTATTGGTGCCACCAAAGTTGGCATCATCCATCACTTGAAGCGAGAGCCCTGCCTTGCCTATCACATAGAAGGCGGGATTAAGATCGAGTTTCATGACTCCAGCAGCATCGTAAGCGTAGTTGTTTACGGTATCGTAGAATACGTTGCTTCCACTTCGTTTACGAATATTGGCACTACCCAGGTAGTTAATTGAGCCTTCAAATCCTGCTTGAACTTGAGGAGCAGTTTCGGTTAGAGCTCCGACAGAAACTCCTAGTCCTGTATCATCGGTGCTGGTCGCATAGGTGCCACTATAGAACACATTATCATTGTTGGTTACGCCAATATGGCCATTGACGTACGGGTTAAATTCAGCGGCATTCGCGCCAAAGCTGGCAACGGCAAGGCCTATGATTAATGCTTTTCTCATTTTTCACTCTTTATGCTGTTATTCGAATTATCGACATCATTTCTGATAGTTCTAGGCGGATAATAAGATGACTTTTTATTAATTCAATAGCGCTGAAATTACGTACAGGTCACTATATAACCCTATGTAAATATGCAGAAAAACTAATGACAATTATTGGGTGGCTTGCAAGTCTAAGTGATTGATTTAGGGTGGTTGGTCTGATGTCTATGTCATGGAAATGACCAGCGCCTTTCTGTGTTAACTTTCAGTCATTTCACGCCATGCTGTTGAGAGTGGTGCTGGTTACTAGCGAATTGGACAATCTTGATTGAGATACTGAATGGCAGAATGGTTGTCGATCATAGAGACATAGTCACCGTTGTCGTTAATAACTATCCAAGGAAATTCACGACCATTGCGAATTTTCTCTTTTACTTCGTAATGACTGAATGTCTCATGGATTTCGACAAACTTGGTTTTCATCATAAGGCTGGCAGGCTTGTTTAGCGAGTGCAAGTCACGTGTAGTTTCTTTGTCTGTGCCTAGAGAAATAGGACAGTGGTGG contains the following coding sequences:
- a CDS encoding outer membrane beta-barrel protein is translated as MRKALIIGLAVASFGANAAEFNPYVNGHIGVTNNDNVFYSGTYATSTDDTGLGVSVGALTETAPQVQAGFEGSINYLGSANIRKRSGSNVFYDTVNNYAYDAAGVMKLDLNPAFYVIGKAGLSLQVMDDANFGGTNTDIVPLLAAGFGVNLNQQTSVNLIATKYFGDNGTGDTGEITSLMAGIQYRF
- a CDS encoding glycerophosphodiester phosphodiesterase family protein; the protein is MSPLIVGHRGAAGTHPENTKASIEAAANMGTTWVEVDVQPTKDNVLVVNHDHTVDRCSNGHGRVDAHTLEELRQLDFGGWFDSKFTNERILTLDEMLQLVSEQNLSINIEIKIDTANTKAVVDKVVEALSKTTLSKESILLSSFSHDVMRLLHATCPDYKLGVIGKRLSASLWSLLNEIDAFSCHLYYRWVSARHIEKLHDTGYQVWCFTVNTPKQFKHLHKVDAIFSNFPTRFLNS
- the norR gene encoding nitric oxide reductase transcriptional regulator NorR, translated to MQVDFKQVYLDILSNLSSNFSCEKQYQNLVDGISKVFPCDASAIFILDNDGFLTPVAVKGLPNTVLGRRFYPKAHPRLAAIVESDKPVRFDADCNLPDPFDGVLVSEENSLAVHDCMGSSLYVEGQLVGIITLDSLTVGAFDQIDPFAIQTFTALAAASLRNIGQIKSLKELNKRQKSVNQALIQQARSSKGEMIGLSPQMNQLRTNIATVAKSDYAVLITGETGTGKELVAHNIHAQSNRCDKPMIYVNCAALPETLAESELFGHVKGAFTGASSHRTGKFELADGGTLFLDELGELPLSLQAKLLRVIQQGEIQRVGSDKNHVVDVRLIAATNRDIEKEVEQGCFRADLYHRLNVFPIAVPPLRSREGDIPVLAGYLLEKVRQQFNVPNLHVSPKALTALEQFPWQGNIRELEHTLTRSALRAIQDNSQTIQRTHFDSLKTSSDVRKTSKLFPQQSQSMRHLVEEYQKSLINHALDKSDGVWSKAAQFLQVDRGNLYRMGKKLGVQNTKEKLK